One Kribbella sp. NBC_00662 genomic region harbors:
- a CDS encoding nucleotidyl transferase AbiEii/AbiGii toxin family protein — MNPLQTKLATLGLEALSEFGFVLAGGYALQLHGFGHRESDDIDLFTNDLDPAHFAEAVDRLVTAYRAVGLEVEVARQVATFARIVVTDAGTSAKADLAVDHRLLPPATSEVGPVLSEADAIGSKVGALYSRLEPRDLIDVQAILDSNRYGTDELLALADQREVVPLDRAMLAGQLRAGSRLPDAGFQEYGATPELIARIRDAARQWAERLDRPSERMGE, encoded by the coding sequence GTGAACCCGCTCCAAACCAAGCTGGCCACCCTCGGCCTCGAGGCCCTGTCCGAGTTCGGCTTCGTCCTCGCCGGCGGCTACGCCCTCCAACTCCACGGCTTCGGCCACCGCGAGTCCGACGACATCGACCTGTTCACCAACGACCTCGACCCCGCACACTTCGCCGAGGCCGTCGACCGTCTGGTCACCGCCTACCGGGCCGTCGGCCTGGAGGTTGAGGTCGCGCGGCAGGTTGCGACGTTCGCCCGGATCGTGGTCACCGACGCCGGCACCAGCGCCAAGGCGGACCTCGCTGTCGACCACCGGTTGTTGCCGCCGGCGACGAGCGAGGTCGGACCGGTGCTGTCCGAGGCCGATGCCATCGGCAGCAAGGTAGGCGCGTTGTACTCACGGCTCGAGCCGCGCGACCTGATCGACGTACAGGCGATCCTCGACAGCAATCGCTACGGCACCGACGAACTGCTTGCGCTCGCCGACCAACGCGAGGTCGTGCCCTTGGATCGGGCGATGCTGGCCGGTCAGCTGCGCGCCGGCAGCCGACTGCCCGACGCCGGGTTCCAGGAGTACGGCGCCACACCGGAGTTGATCGCGCGGATCCGGGACGCGGCACGGCAATGGGCCGAGCGGCTGGACCGCCCATCGGAGAGGATGGGGGAATGA
- a CDS encoding transcriptional regulator, whose product MNEPRWTQPGDSYASRIPYVVPDSLDQLTGPRTGLVELPTSVAWGPQRVYDLDNPVDRQYLYQKVLSEASTLDQLTRFVNKDLLIELWPQLHLPRYCVRRWHTAFPQLAEIGAGGIWQ is encoded by the coding sequence ATGAACGAGCCGCGCTGGACCCAGCCCGGGGACTCCTATGCCTCCCGGATCCCCTACGTCGTGCCGGATTCGCTGGACCAGCTGACCGGTCCACGGACCGGACTCGTCGAGCTGCCCACGTCTGTTGCCTGGGGCCCGCAGCGTGTCTACGACCTCGACAACCCTGTCGATCGTCAATACCTGTACCAGAAGGTGCTGAGCGAGGCCTCGACACTCGACCAGCTCACGCGGTTCGTGAACAAGGACCTGCTGATCGAGCTCTGGCCGCAACTCCACCTGCCGCGGTACTGCGTCCGCCGGTGGCACACCGCGTTCCCGCAGCTCGCCGAGATCGGCGCGGGCGGGATCTGGCAGTGA
- a CDS encoding nucleotidyl transferase AbiEii/AbiGii toxin family protein: MDPEHAQVARIGLSAIRDDGYALAGGQAYKEHGIGVRTPEDVDLFTDRQGDFDQTMGRLHAAYRDEGYQVDVLEHSGEHAKLSVSRDGRSTQVDIGRDFRSRPPVETEVGPMLSVEDSVGSKVGAAYDRAEAKHFIDLEAAVQSGRYSRDDLLALGDERELSGIDREGFAYQLDQAGRIPDAKYAEHGFTAEQTAALKQDLGSWAQQIRTRATNPDMDTAMRVTEAGQARPGSGPAAQTQGTAARRGAALNQERSRGERGS, translated from the coding sequence ATGGACCCCGAACACGCCCAGGTTGCCCGGATCGGGTTGTCCGCGATCCGCGACGACGGATACGCACTCGCCGGCGGCCAGGCTTACAAGGAGCACGGTATCGGCGTCCGGACCCCGGAGGACGTCGACCTGTTCACCGACCGGCAGGGCGACTTCGACCAGACGATGGGCCGGCTGCATGCGGCGTACCGCGACGAGGGCTACCAGGTCGACGTACTCGAGCACTCCGGCGAGCACGCCAAGCTCAGCGTGAGCAGGGACGGCCGCAGCACTCAGGTCGACATCGGCCGCGACTTCCGCAGCCGGCCTCCGGTCGAGACCGAGGTCGGCCCGATGCTCTCTGTCGAAGACTCGGTCGGTTCGAAGGTCGGAGCGGCCTACGACCGGGCCGAGGCGAAGCACTTCATCGACCTCGAGGCCGCGGTCCAGTCCGGCCGGTACTCCCGCGACGACCTGCTCGCGCTCGGCGACGAGCGAGAGCTGTCCGGCATCGACCGGGAAGGCTTCGCCTACCAGCTGGACCAGGCCGGGCGGATCCCGGACGCCAAGTACGCCGAACACGGATTCACCGCCGAGCAGACCGCTGCCCTCAAGCAGGATCTCGGCAGTTGGGCCCAACAGATCCGGACGCGGGCGACGAACCCGGACATGGACACGGCGATGCGGGTCACCGAGGCGGGCCAGGCCCGGCCCGGATCAGGTCCTGCCGCCCAGACGCAGGGTACGGCGGCGCGGCGCGGGGCCGCGCTCAACCAGGAACGCAGCAGGGGCGAGCGCGGCAGTTAG
- a CDS encoding AI-2E family transporter — protein MSEAGRDDAEVSEDQSPVADNEVLEETDRPERKLPDDVAPVDDAGVTRGMYIASTWAWRFLVIVAAVLVIGYGIRYLSEVFVPVTVGILLTALLVPITNGLQKLRLPRGAAAGVTVLATVVLVAGLLTLVGTQIAGQFDSLSTQVGEGVQKLRELGRINFGLTDQDVTNAIKTLREQITSGGAIGQQAAAVGTTATHVVAGLFISLFCLFFFLYQGEQIWAWLVRLFPRRARDKADSSGRRAWVSLTAFVRATIVVAAVDAVGISLGAAILGLPLVSAIGILVFVGAFVPVVGALVSGVVAVLVALVAKGPIVAIVMLAVVIGVQQLEAHVLQPFLLGRAVSVHPLAVILSIATGVVIAGIVGALVAVPTAAVLNAIVNHLAGNDPEPDPPRRPLPRRRHPLPADD, from the coding sequence ATGAGCGAGGCGGGGCGGGACGACGCGGAGGTCTCCGAGGATCAGAGTCCGGTGGCGGACAACGAGGTGCTGGAGGAGACCGACCGGCCGGAGCGGAAGCTTCCTGACGACGTGGCGCCGGTCGACGACGCCGGGGTGACGCGCGGGATGTACATCGCGAGCACCTGGGCCTGGCGGTTCCTCGTGATCGTGGCGGCCGTGCTCGTGATCGGATACGGCATCCGGTACCTGTCCGAGGTCTTCGTGCCAGTGACTGTCGGCATCCTCCTGACCGCGCTCCTCGTGCCGATCACCAACGGCCTGCAGAAGCTCCGCCTCCCGCGCGGCGCGGCGGCCGGGGTCACCGTGCTCGCCACGGTCGTGCTGGTGGCGGGCCTCCTCACGCTGGTCGGCACGCAGATCGCGGGCCAGTTCGACAGCCTGTCGACCCAGGTCGGCGAAGGTGTGCAGAAGCTGCGCGAGCTGGGCCGGATCAACTTCGGTCTCACCGACCAGGACGTCACCAACGCGATCAAGACGCTGCGCGAGCAGATCACGTCCGGCGGCGCGATCGGTCAGCAGGCAGCAGCAGTCGGTACGACAGCCACGCATGTCGTCGCGGGCCTGTTCATCTCGCTGTTCTGCCTGTTCTTCTTCCTGTACCAGGGCGAGCAGATCTGGGCGTGGCTGGTCCGGCTGTTCCCGCGCCGCGCCCGCGACAAGGCAGACTCGTCCGGGCGGCGGGCCTGGGTCTCGCTGACCGCGTTCGTCCGCGCGACGATCGTGGTGGCGGCCGTCGACGCGGTCGGTATCTCACTCGGCGCAGCGATCCTCGGCCTGCCGCTGGTGAGCGCGATCGGCATCCTGGTCTTCGTCGGCGCGTTCGTCCCGGTCGTCGGTGCACTGGTCAGCGGCGTGGTCGCCGTCCTCGTCGCGTTGGTTGCCAAGGGCCCCATTGTCGCGATCGTCATGCTCGCGGTCGTGATCGGCGTACAGCAGCTGGAGGCCCACGTCCTGCAGCCGTTCCTCCTCGGCCGCGCGGTCAGCGTCCACCCGCTCGCCGTCATCCTCTCGATCGCCACCGGCGTCGTCATCGCCGGCATCGTCGGCGCCCTGGTAGCCGTCCCCACCGCCGCCGTCCTCAACGCCATCGTCAACCACCTGGCCGGCAACGACCCAGAACCAGACCCCCCACGCCGTCCCTTACCCAGACGCCGCCACCCACTCCCGGCCGACGACTAA
- a CDS encoding glutamate mutase L, whose product MSLVVAVDFGSTFTKAVAVDIGSGELVARAEHRTTIDTDVMDGWNACRIALEDVDRGVKKAEVLACSSAGGGLRIGVVGNEELVTAEAGKRVALSSGGRVVAVVNGGLTATSQKELRKDRPDVVLLLGGTDGGNSAVLLKAAETLAKYKWRKPVVVAGNIEAQAEIAARLTDAAVPHVLADNVVPEIGVFAPDSARAAIREMFLAHVIGGKNLSRDPSFTSLIRAATPDVVLRGVEVLAGLHGDVAVVDIGGATTDVHSVIELDPEDANLGREVVATHPVTRTVEGDLGMRWSAVPVVAAGVEAGLIPDVAEVRVAAERRHEDPSFLPQDQQEASYDETLASVAATVALRRHAGRQRIVFGPGGRVIERSGKDLREVDLLVGSGGVLRHNPPEVATRILGSIGTNAQEEGWLVPERAEVCVDADYVLAAVGLLADDEPKAAEGLAAHIHGTGTRGH is encoded by the coding sequence ATGAGCCTCGTAGTGGCCGTCGACTTCGGGTCGACGTTCACGAAGGCGGTTGCCGTGGACATCGGCTCGGGCGAGTTGGTCGCCCGGGCCGAGCACCGTACGACGATCGACACCGACGTGATGGACGGGTGGAACGCCTGCCGGATCGCGCTCGAGGATGTCGATCGCGGGGTGAAGAAGGCCGAGGTGCTGGCCTGTTCGAGTGCCGGCGGCGGGCTGCGGATCGGTGTCGTGGGCAACGAAGAGCTCGTCACCGCCGAGGCGGGGAAGCGGGTCGCGCTGTCCAGCGGCGGCCGGGTGGTTGCCGTCGTCAACGGTGGGCTGACGGCAACGAGTCAGAAGGAGCTGCGCAAGGATCGCCCGGACGTCGTGCTGCTGCTCGGCGGGACGGACGGCGGGAACTCGGCGGTGTTGCTGAAGGCGGCCGAGACACTGGCGAAGTACAAGTGGCGGAAACCGGTCGTTGTCGCGGGCAACATCGAGGCGCAGGCGGAGATCGCCGCCAGGTTGACGGACGCCGCCGTACCGCATGTGCTCGCGGACAACGTCGTACCGGAGATCGGCGTGTTCGCGCCGGACAGCGCGCGGGCCGCGATCCGGGAGATGTTCCTCGCGCATGTGATCGGCGGCAAGAACCTGTCCCGCGATCCGTCGTTCACGAGCCTGATCCGCGCCGCGACGCCGGACGTCGTACTGCGGGGTGTCGAGGTGCTCGCCGGCCTGCACGGGGACGTCGCGGTCGTGGACATCGGCGGCGCGACCACCGACGTCCACTCGGTGATCGAGCTCGACCCCGAGGACGCGAACCTCGGCCGCGAGGTCGTCGCCACCCATCCGGTCACCCGTACGGTCGAGGGTGACCTCGGCATGCGCTGGAGCGCCGTACCGGTGGTCGCCGCGGGTGTCGAGGCCGGCCTGATCCCGGATGTGGCCGAAGTACGAGTCGCTGCCGAACGCCGGCATGAAGATCCCTCGTTTCTGCCACAGGACCAGCAGGAGGCGTCGTACGACGAGACGCTGGCGAGCGTCGCCGCCACGGTCGCTCTCCGGCGGCACGCGGGACGACAGCGGATCGTGTTCGGACCGGGCGGGCGGGTGATCGAGCGCTCGGGGAAGGACCTGCGCGAGGTGGACCTGCTGGTCGGCTCCGGGGGAGTACTGCGCCACAATCCGCCGGAGGTCGCCACCCGGATCCTGGGCTCGATCGGGACGAACGCGCAGGAGGAGGGCTGGCTCGTTCCGGAGCGGGCGGAGGTGTGTGTGGACGCGGACTACGTGCTCGCCGCCGTCGGCCTGCTCGCGGACGACGAGCCGAAGGCCGCGGAGGGCCTGGCCGCTCACATTCATGGAACCGGTACGCGGGGGCACTAG
- a CDS encoding cystathionine gamma-synthase has translation MNTEHHYGFETLAIHAGNEPDPTTGSVVPPIYATSTYKQDGVGGLRNGYEYSRSANPTRTALEECLAAIEAGNRGFAFASGLAAEDTLIRSLCVPGDHVVFPDDAYGGTFRLFSKVLGNWGVEMTPAAVTHPEAIRAAIQPGKTKVVWLETPTNPLLNVADIAIVAQIAHDAGALLVVDNTFASPYLQQPLELGADVVVHSTTKYMGGHSDVVGGALVVRDAELAEKIAFHQNAIGAVAGPFDSWLVLRGIKTLGVRMDRHSDNAEKVVEFLQRHKSVSQVLYPGIDGHPGHETAAKQMKRYGGIVSFRVTGGEKHALDICNKAEVFTLGESLGGVESLIEHPGKMTHASVAGTPLEVPADLIRLSVGIETIDDLLLDLDRAMA, from the coding sequence GTGAACACGGAACACCACTACGGCTTCGAGACGCTCGCCATCCACGCCGGGAACGAGCCCGATCCGACCACCGGCTCGGTGGTCCCGCCGATCTATGCCACCAGCACCTACAAGCAGGACGGCGTCGGCGGACTGCGCAACGGCTACGAATACTCCCGCTCCGCGAACCCGACCCGGACGGCGCTCGAGGAGTGCCTGGCCGCGATCGAGGCGGGCAACCGCGGGTTCGCGTTCGCCAGCGGGCTGGCGGCCGAGGACACCCTGATCCGCTCGCTGTGCGTGCCCGGTGACCACGTGGTGTTCCCCGACGACGCGTACGGCGGCACGTTCCGGCTGTTCTCCAAGGTGCTCGGCAACTGGGGCGTCGAGATGACCCCGGCCGCCGTCACCCACCCGGAGGCGATCCGGGCCGCGATCCAGCCCGGCAAGACCAAGGTCGTCTGGCTCGAGACCCCCACCAACCCGTTGCTGAATGTCGCGGACATCGCGATCGTCGCCCAGATCGCGCACGACGCAGGCGCCCTGCTGGTGGTCGACAACACGTTCGCCTCGCCGTACCTGCAGCAGCCGCTGGAGCTCGGCGCGGACGTGGTCGTGCACTCGACCACGAAGTACATGGGCGGACACTCGGACGTTGTCGGCGGCGCGCTCGTCGTCCGCGACGCCGAGCTGGCCGAGAAGATCGCCTTCCACCAGAACGCGATCGGCGCCGTCGCCGGGCCGTTCGACTCGTGGCTGGTGCTGCGCGGCATCAAGACGCTCGGCGTCCGGATGGACCGGCACAGCGACAACGCCGAGAAGGTCGTCGAGTTCCTGCAGCGGCACAAGTCCGTCAGCCAGGTGCTGTACCCCGGTATCGACGGCCACCCGGGCCACGAGACCGCCGCCAAGCAGATGAAGCGGTACGGCGGGATCGTGAGCTTCCGCGTCACCGGCGGCGAGAAGCACGCGCTGGACATCTGCAACAAGGCCGAGGTCTTTACGCTCGGCGAGTCCCTCGGCGGCGTCGAGTCGCTGATCGAGCACCCGGGCAAGATGACCCACGCCTCGGTCGCCGGTACGCCGCTGGAGGTCCCGGCCGACCTGATCCGGCTGAGCGTCGGCATCGAGACGATCGACGACCTCTTGCTCGACCTCGACCGCGCGATGGCATGA
- a CDS encoding DUF1905 domain-containing protein, which yields MSSYRFSAPLWQYPGEGSWYFVAVPEEISDDIADLTEGRRKGFGSVRVSVTVGGSSWQTSLFPSKSGSYLLPVKKPVRVAEGLTEGTAVEARLDLVDF from the coding sequence GTGAGCAGCTATCGGTTCTCGGCTCCGTTGTGGCAGTACCCGGGCGAGGGCAGTTGGTACTTCGTCGCGGTTCCGGAGGAGATCAGCGATGACATCGCGGATCTGACCGAGGGGCGGCGTAAGGGATTCGGGTCGGTGCGGGTGAGCGTGACGGTTGGTGGGAGCAGCTGGCAGACGTCGCTGTTCCCGAGCAAGTCCGGCAGTTATCTGCTGCCGGTGAAGAAGCCGGTGCGGGTCGCCGAAGGGCTGACCGAGGGTACGGCGGTCGAGGCGCGGCTGGACCTCGTCGACTTCTAG
- a CDS encoding PLP-dependent aminotransferase family protein has translation MKGQYLPASTLVGLLGAWADGTGPAYWLLAERLRLLIADGRITPGSRLPSERELTESLGVSRTTVASAYRELRDRGYVISRRGSGSVTALPGRVQPSLSRHHAPTFETDGHYDFTAAAPAAIPGISAAVASAMDELPAQLATPGYHPQGLPELRAEVAAVYAERGLPTSPDQIIITAGALAATSIAIRAITQIGDRVLTESPTHPNSVDAIRHSGCRIVATPMGPDGWDLPLLEATIRQTAPRAAWMVVDFQNPTGWLMPAADRKQLAAAFARSRTTVIVDETLYGLSLDGQEMPPPFASYHPEGVITVGSASKLFWGGLRIGWMRVPEALVAQVLDARASLDLGAPVIEQLVVARLLRERATLLPDRQLTIGRQRDALAEAVSEELPSWRFRLPGGGLSLWCELPEPVGSSLVGLAERNGVLLVAGARFSPDGGLESFIRLPYTLPADALRDGVRRLAASYASLTSGMPRARRSAAMIA, from the coding sequence ATGAAGGGGCAATATCTCCCGGCCAGCACCCTCGTCGGCCTGCTCGGCGCGTGGGCCGACGGCACCGGCCCGGCGTACTGGCTGCTGGCCGAGCGACTCCGGTTGCTGATCGCGGACGGCCGGATCACGCCCGGTTCGCGGCTGCCGAGCGAGCGCGAGTTGACCGAGAGCCTCGGAGTCAGCAGGACGACTGTCGCGTCGGCGTACCGCGAGCTGCGCGACCGCGGGTACGTGATCAGCCGCCGCGGTTCGGGCAGCGTCACCGCTCTCCCGGGTCGCGTCCAGCCCTCGCTCAGCCGGCATCACGCGCCGACGTTCGAGACCGACGGGCACTACGACTTCACCGCGGCGGCCCCCGCCGCGATCCCCGGGATCAGCGCGGCGGTCGCGTCTGCCATGGACGAGCTGCCGGCTCAGCTCGCCACCCCTGGCTACCACCCGCAGGGTCTGCCGGAGCTGCGCGCAGAGGTCGCAGCTGTGTACGCCGAACGCGGGCTGCCGACCTCGCCCGACCAGATCATCATCACCGCCGGCGCACTGGCCGCGACGTCGATCGCGATCCGCGCGATCACCCAGATCGGCGACCGGGTGCTGACCGAGAGCCCCACCCACCCGAACTCCGTGGACGCGATCCGGCACAGCGGCTGCCGGATCGTCGCGACCCCGATGGGCCCGGACGGCTGGGACCTGCCGTTGCTGGAGGCAACCATCAGGCAGACCGCGCCACGGGCCGCCTGGATGGTGGTGGATTTCCAGAACCCGACCGGGTGGTTGATGCCGGCGGCGGATCGTAAGCAGCTGGCGGCCGCGTTCGCGCGTAGCCGGACGACGGTGATCGTCGACGAGACGCTGTACGGGTTGTCGCTGGACGGGCAGGAGATGCCGCCGCCGTTCGCGTCGTACCACCCGGAGGGCGTGATCACGGTCGGGTCGGCGAGCAAGCTGTTCTGGGGCGGTCTGCGGATCGGCTGGATGCGGGTGCCGGAGGCGTTGGTCGCCCAGGTGCTCGACGCCCGCGCGTCGCTCGATCTCGGCGCGCCGGTGATCGAGCAGTTGGTCGTCGCGCGGCTGCTCCGGGAGCGCGCGACGCTGCTACCGGATCGCCAGTTGACGATCGGCCGGCAGCGGGACGCCCTGGCCGAGGCCGTGTCCGAGGAGCTGCCGTCGTGGCGGTTCCGGCTGCCCGGCGGCGGGTTGTCGTTGTGGTGCGAGCTGCCTGAGCCCGTCGGGTCGAGTCTGGTCGGGCTGGCCGAGCGGAACGGCGTACTGCTGGTAGCCGGCGCACGGTTCTCGCCGGACGGCGGGCTCGAGTCGTTCATCCGCTTGCCGTACACGCTGCCCGCGGATGCACTGCGTGACGGAGTACGGCGGCTTGCGGCGTCGTACGCGTCGCTCACCAGCGGTATGCCCCGGGCCCGGCGCTCGGCCGCGATGATCGCGTGA
- the msrA gene encoding peptide-methionine (S)-S-oxide reductase MsrA, translating to MSFFTRNTAMVEPSAALPGRDTPGFAVPDENIVLHTPQTAPAPEGFDEVWFGTGCFWGTEEIFWQQPGVYTTAVGYAGGYTPNPTYEEVCTGRTGQTEAVRVVYDPTKTTFTDLLKVFWETHDPTQGMRQGNDLGSQYRSAIYYTTDAQRAEAERTRDLYAPVIKPLGYGDITTEIAPATTFYYAEGYHQQYLFKNPNGYRCHSNTGAKFPADA from the coding sequence ATGTCGTTCTTCACCCGCAACACCGCCATGGTCGAGCCGTCGGCCGCCCTGCCCGGACGGGACACCCCTGGCTTCGCCGTACCGGACGAGAACATCGTGCTGCACACGCCGCAGACCGCCCCCGCACCCGAGGGGTTCGACGAGGTCTGGTTCGGCACCGGATGCTTCTGGGGTACCGAGGAGATCTTCTGGCAGCAGCCGGGCGTGTACACCACCGCCGTCGGCTACGCGGGCGGTTACACCCCGAACCCGACGTACGAAGAGGTTTGCACCGGCCGCACCGGCCAGACCGAGGCCGTCCGGGTCGTCTACGACCCGACCAAGACCACCTTCACCGACCTGCTGAAGGTCTTCTGGGAGACCCACGACCCGACACAGGGCATGCGGCAGGGCAACGACCTCGGATCGCAGTACCGCTCGGCGATCTACTACACGACCGACGCCCAGCGCGCCGAGGCCGAGCGCACCCGCGACCTGTACGCCCCCGTCATCAAGCCCCTCGGCTACGGCGACATCACCACCGAGATCGCCCCGGCCACGACGTTCTACTACGCCGAGGGCTACCACCAGCAGTACCTGTTCAAGAACCCGAACGGCTACCGCTGCCACAGCAACACCGGCGCGAAGTTCCCGGCCGACGCCTGA